The Streptomyces sp. R28 region TCAACTTCGGCGCCGGCGTCCTGTCGCTCGTCTGCCTCACCTGCTCGGTGATCTGGGGCCTCGTCGCCCAGGACCGGATGATCCTCAACACCCGCCAGCGGATCATCGCGCAGGGCATCCACCGGGTGACGGCCGTGGGCTCGATCGCGTTCCTCCTGGTGCACATCGGCGTGAAGCTGGCGCTGGACCACGCCAGCCCGATCGCCGCACTGATCCCCTTCAGCCTGGTGTTCGCCGGCGGCGACGAGATCCCGGGCAGCGCCTTCCTCATCGGCCTGGGCTCCCTGGCCGCCCTGCTCATGATCTTCGTGGGTGTCACCGGCGCCCTGCGCAACCAGTTCGCCTCCCCGGCGCCGGTCGCCGCGCGCTGGCGCGCGATGCACATGCTGGCCTACCCGGCCTGGTGCGCGGCCCTGATCCACGGCCTGTTCGCCGGCCGTCCCGCGAAGACGTTCTTCATGGTCAGCTACGAGCTGTGCGTGGTCGCCGTCGCCGCGGCCCTCGCGCTGCGCGCCTCCCCGCGCCCCGTCAAGCGCAAGTTCGCCGACCGGCTCGCCCAGATCATCGGCAACGAGCCCGGGGCCCGCGAGGACCTGGAGGAGAGCCGCGCGCGGGCCGCGTCCGGGTCCGCACTGCCGGGCTACGAGAACCAGCGCCGCCCCTCACGGCCGTCGCGCGAGGAGCGGACGGGCACCCTGCCCGGCATGCCCTCCACGCCTCCCTCCGCGGCGGAGTCCACGGGCGGCTTCGCCGCCGCCTACCGCGCGGTCTCACCCCGTTCCCAGGGCCGGCAGCAGCCCTACATGGCCGACCAGACCTCACGCATGGACATGCCCCTGGACATGCAGCCCACGGAGGCCATCCCGCGCGTCGACGGCCCGGGCAGCACCTCGGGCAGCTGGCCGATCCCGTCCCCGCCCCCCGTGGGCGAGGCACCCCCGTCGTCCTACGACCCGCTCAACGACACGGGCTACAACATCCCCGTCTACGACAATTCGGGCGCCCAGGGCTATGGCGCAGGCGCTGCGGGCTACGGCTCGAGTGATGTGTACGACACCGCTGAGACGAACGCCGTCTTCGGTACGTACAACCAGAACGACACGTACAACAACAGCGGTCCCGCCACTGAAACATTCCCCGGTGCCTCCTACGACTTCGACGCACCGGGGTCGGGCGAACCTTGGAACACGCCTTCCGGAGGCTTTAAGTGAACGAGGCCCTGCCCGACGTACCCGAAGTCCGCGTAGTCGGACTTCCTCAGCTCACGTCGGGCTTCGACCTTGTCGAAAGGCTCGATCTGCCCATGCATCTGAAGGTGCACGGGCCGCTCGAACCGATGGGCGGCGAGCAACTCGCGAAGCTCGCCGAGAACATCAACCTGAAGGGCCGCGGCGGCGCGGGCTTCCCCTTCCACAAGAAGCTGCGCACGGTCGCCGAGGCCGCGATCAAGCGCGGTGTACGACCGGTCGTCGTCGTCAACGGCAGTGAGGACGAACCGGCCTGCCGCAAGGACACGGTGATGATCAACCGTGCCCCCCACCTCATCCTGGACGGCGCGCTGCTGTGCGCCGAAGCCCTGGGTGCCCGCACGCTCGTGGTGGGGGTCACCCGGGAATCGACCCAGCGCTCCATGGAGGCCGCCCTCGCCGAGCGCGGTCTCAGCAACAGCCGTCGGTCCGCGCTACGCGCGTTCGTGCAGCGCAACCCGGTGCGCATGGTCACCGGCGCCGCCGCCTCCCTGATCCGCTCGATCGACGGCGGCCCGGCCATCCCGTCCGGCCGCAAGGTCAGCGCCTCGCAGAACGGCGTCGGCGGCGCCCCGACCCTGCTGTCCAACGCCGAGACGTTCGCGCAACTCGCGATCGCCGCCCGCATCGGCCCGGAGCGCTACGGCAACACCGGTCTGTACGACGAGCCGGGCACCGTCATGCTCACGGTCTCCGGCGCGGTCGCCCGCCCGATGGTCATCGAGGTTCCCACGGGCGTACCACTGCGCTACGTCCTCCAGCTCGCCGGCGCCCCGCCCGTTCCCCAGGGCGTGCTGACCGGCGGCTACCACGGCAAGTGGATCGACGCGGCGACGGTCAACGAGGCGATCGTCTCCCGCAACTCCCTGGACGCGGTGGGCGGTGCACTGGGCGCCGGCGCGATCCTGCCGATCACTCAGGAGACCTGCCCGCTGGGCGAGTCACTGCGGGTGGCGCAGTGGCTGGCCGAGGAGAGCGCGGGGCAGTGCGGCCCCTGCTACCTCGGTCTGCCGGCCGCCGCGCGCGGCCTGGAGGACATCCTCAACGGCGGTGGCCCCGCCGCCCTGGAGGCGCTCAAGCAGGTCGCCAAGAACGTGAAGCGGCGCGGCGCGTGCTCGCACCCGGACGGCTCCGCGATGTTCCTGGAGTCGACCATCAAGGCGTTCACCGACGACCTCGCGGCACACGTCCTCGGCAACGGCTGCGGACGGCCCGTGGAGGGAGTTCTGCCCCTCTTCGAGGGCGGCAG contains the following coding sequences:
- a CDS encoding NADH-ubiquinone oxidoreductase-F iron-sulfur binding region domain-containing protein, with protein sequence MNEALPDVPEVRVVGLPQLTSGFDLVERLDLPMHLKVHGPLEPMGGEQLAKLAENINLKGRGGAGFPFHKKLRTVAEAAIKRGVRPVVVVNGSEDEPACRKDTVMINRAPHLILDGALLCAEALGARTLVVGVTRESTQRSMEAALAERGLSNSRRSALRAFVQRNPVRMVTGAAASLIRSIDGGPAIPSGRKVSASQNGVGGAPTLLSNAETFAQLAIAARIGPERYGNTGLYDEPGTVMLTVSGAVARPMVIEVPTGVPLRYVLQLAGAPPVPQGVLTGGYHGKWIDAATVNEAIVSRNSLDAVGGALGAGAILPITQETCPLGESLRVAQWLAEESAGQCGPCYLGLPAAARGLEDILNGGGPAALEALKQVAKNVKRRGACSHPDGSAMFLESTIKAFTDDLAAHVLGNGCGRPVEGVLPLFEGGRAPSGIPGGAESEENGPSRQKIHVDWTLCRGHGLCADILPEVFQLGADGFPTVAQAKVPRYAEAKALRAVRRCPALALRIEEDTRAQDSSRNNLPVLSQGRGRRALGR
- a CDS encoding cytochrome b/b6 domain-containing protein, with the translated sequence MNPRRSNSSLPRTGRSAYGVATAAVLLLIPLVVLLGGTWLQEFLNFGAGVLSLVCLTCSVIWGLVAQDRMILNTRQRIIAQGIHRVTAVGSIAFLLVHIGVKLALDHASPIAALIPFSLVFAGGDEIPGSAFLIGLGSLAALLMIFVGVTGALRNQFASPAPVAARWRAMHMLAYPAWCAALIHGLFAGRPAKTFFMVSYELCVVAVAAALALRASPRPVKRKFADRLAQIIGNEPGAREDLEESRARAASGSALPGYENQRRPSRPSREERTGTLPGMPSTPPSAAESTGGFAAAYRAVSPRSQGRQQPYMADQTSRMDMPLDMQPTEAIPRVDGPGSTSGSWPIPSPPPVGEAPPSSYDPLNDTGYNIPVYDNSGAQGYGAGAAGYGSSDVYDTAETNAVFGTYNQNDTYNNSGPATETFPGASYDFDAPGSGEPWNTPSGGFK